The nucleotide sequence CCTCATCGGCTGCGGCGCCGACATCGTGTCGATCAAGCCCGCGCTGGAGGCGGTGACGTCGCTTCAGGTCAGCGCGCCCGAAGAGCCCGACATGGCGCTGGCCCGCGGGACGGCGCTGGCGTCGGCGGACGCGCCGCTGTTCGCGTCGTCGACGGCCGCCCTGGCCTACGCGCTGGATCCGGCCACGGGTGAGCTGAGCACCGGCTCCTTCGCCGCGACCGACCTCGCCTACAGCGCCGTCAAGGACGAGGTCGACGTGGACCACGGCGCACCGCGGCGGATGTCGGTCCTGGTGGCCGCCAGCGCGCTCGCCGCGATCCTCGCCGTCGTGGCGGGGGTGCTGCTGGTTTTGACCGCGGACAGGCCGTCGGCCGCGCGGCAGTACCCCCGCGCCCGCGTCGCCAATCCGGCGCAAGTCCCGTCCCAGCCGCCGCAGGCACAGCTGCCGCCGCCCAGCTCGCCGCCGCCACCCCCCGCCCCGGCACCCGGCCCGACGGCGGCCGCCGCCCCGCCGCCGCCGGCGTACACCCCGCCACCGGCGTACGCGCCGCACACCCCGCCACCGGCGCACACGCCGTACACCCCGCCCCCGGTGCATCACGCACCGACGCCGCGGGCGCCCGCGCCCGTCCCGACCCCGGTGCCGCAGGCCGCGCCCGCCCCCACCCCGGTCGCTCCGCCCCCGGCCGCGCCGCCGCCCCAACCCGCGCCCGCCGCGGTGCCCGCGCGCCCGCCGATGACGATGTACCTGCACTTCCCGTTCGTCACAGTGCCGATTCCGATCACCCCGCCACCCCCGCCGCCCCCGCCCCAGCCGCCCGCTCCGTAGGCCGTCAGCGAAGTGCGTGGCGGACCGTGTCGAGTAAGCGCACACTGGTCGATATCGGTAGGTGCGGTAGGGAGGTCGCGTGGGCGAGTACGGCGGGTTCGGATTTGACCCCGAGGACCTGGATCGAGTGATCCGGGAGGGCAGCGAGGGACTGCGCGACGTGTTCGACCGGCTCGGCAGATTCTTGGGCGGCCCCGGCGGTCGCGCGGGCTGGTCGGCGGTGTTCGAGGACCTGTCGCGGCGCCCGCGGCCCGGCCCGGAAACCACCGGGGAGACCGGTGACGGGGTGTGGGCCATCTACACGGTGGGCGAGGACGGCGCCGCGCGCGTCGAAGAGGTCTACGCCAGCGAGCTGGACGCGCTGCGCGCGAACAAGAACAACGTCGACCCGAAACGCAAGGTGCGTTTCCTGCCGTACGGCATTGCCGTCAGCGTCCTCGACGACTCCGAAGAGTCCGCCTAGTCACCCCTGCTGCACCACGTTTCCCGAGCCGGACTTGCTGACCTTCGGCGAGCCGGTGTGATACGTGACCTTGTTGTTGAAGCCGGACGCGTCGATGGTGTCGACGGCATCGACCGTGATCACGTTCTGCACGCCGGAGACCGTGAGGCTGGCGCAGTGGCCGGTGATCACGACGGTGTTCGACACTCCGCTGACGTCGACGGTGTTGTCGTTGCACGCGATCGTCTGGTTCTCGTTGATGCCGGCGACGGTGAGGTTGCCGCCGGGCGGTGCGGTCGACGACGCGGGTGGAGGCGGGGCCAAGGTGATGGTCAGGCTCGGTGCCGTGCGGGGTGTCGTCGTCCTCGGCGCTGTCCTGGGCGCCGTGGTCATGCGGGAGCTGCTGGTCGGGGTCGAGATCACCGCCGAGCCGCCGCGGGAAAACTGGTGGGCGGTAAAGGCGGCGATGCCGCCGACCAGAGCCAGCACGCCGACCACCAACAGCGCGCCCAGGATCCACCACACGCGGTTGCCCGACGGAGGTCGTGGCGTCGTCCCGGGATACGGGGCGCCGTAACTCCCCGGCGGCCCGAAATTTCCGGCCGGCGGGACCGGCGCGCCGGCCCACGGCGGGGCCTGATAGCTATAACCGTCGGCCGGTTGCGGGCCGCCCAACTCCGATGCGCGGGCCGCGTCGGACAGGGGCTGCTCCAGCTCGCGGATCCGGCGTTCCGGGTCCTCCTCTGCGTTCATGGACCGATGCTCCCATCGGATCGCGATCAATGGGTAGTTTCAGCACTGTGTCCGACTTGCCGAATCGTCAAATCCTGTTGCGCCGCCGCCCCAGCGGGCTGGTGAAGCCCGATGACACCGAGCTGATCACCGCTCCGGCACCCGAGCCGGCCGACGGGGAGGCGCTGGTCCGAACGACCTACGTGGGCGTCGACGCCGCCGCACGCACCTGGCTCGACGGGCAACCGGGCTACCTGCCGCCCGTCGAACTGGGCGACGTCATCCGGGCCGCCGGGATCGGCGAGGTGGTGGCGTCGCGCTGCGACGCGTACGCCGTCGGCGACATCGTCACCACGCTGACCGGATTCCAGGAATACGTGATCGTCCGCGACGACCTGTTCACCACGCCCGTCGCCGATCGCGACGCCGACCAACTCGCCGTGATGTCGGTGTACGGCCCGACCGGCGCCACCGCCTACTTCGGGATGACCGGCATCGGCCGGCCGCAGCCGGGGGAGACGGTGGTCGTGTCGGCCGCCGCCGGCGCCACCGGGTCGGTGGCGGGGCAGATCGCCAAGATCGCCGGCGCCCGCGTGGTCGGCATCGCGGGCGGACCGGAGAAGTGCCACGCGGTGGTCGAGGATTTCGGCTTCGACGCCTGCATCGACTACCGCGAGGACGGCCTGCCGGCGGCCCTGAAAAAGCACTGCCCTCGCGGGGTCGACGTCTATTTCGACAACGTCGGCGGGCCGATCCTGGACGCGGTGCTGGGCCGGCTCGCGCACAAGGCGCGGGTCGTGCTCTGCGGTGTCATCTCCAGCTACCTGACCGGCGAGCACCCCGGGCCGGCCAACTACGTGAGCCTGCTGGCCAAATCGGCGCTCATGCAGGGGTTCAACGCGCTGGAGGAATGGAGCCGCTTCGACGAAGCCTTCGTCGCGCTACGCCAGTGGGAGCTCGACGGCCGGCTCAAACACCGCGAGACCGTTTTTGAGGGCATCGAATCCTGCGTCGATGCCCTCAACGGCCTGTTCACCGGCGCCAACATCGGCAAGATGCTGGTCCGGCTCAGTTAACCCTCGCCCAGGGCGCGGTGCAGCGTCTTCTTGGCCTCGGTCAGGGCCTCCAGGACCTTGGTCCGGGTCTCGGCGAGCAGTTGCTTCTGCTCGTCGGTGCCGGTCCAGGCGATCGTGCGGGCCAGCCCGGCGATTTCGAAGAGCTCCCGGCGGATCTTGAACACGTCGCCGAATTGAGCGGCCCGCTTGAGGAACGCCTGCGCGGTCTCGGCGCTAATGCCCTTCCACGCCAGGAAGTTCTTGCCAAGCTCGGTCAGCGTGGCCACGCCGTTGTCGACGGTCACCGCGCCGCGGCCGGCGAGCAGCCCGATGGCAAGCTCCGCGACCTCATGCGGCGGGGTGAAGGCACCGCCGGTCTTCTCCGACACCCGCTGCACCACCTGCGCGGCGTCGGCCGGCCCGTCGAGCAGCATCGCCGCGGTCGCCAACGTCGCCCGCTTCAGCCGCCGCGGGCCATGTTTGCCGAAGGGACCGCCGAAGCCGCCAAAACCTCCGAAGCCGGGCCCGCCAGAGCCGCCGAACCCGCCGAAAAATCCGCCACCAGACATCGTTGTCGTTTCCTTTCCATGAGACCAGTGGAGTATCAACTTCCTTGATACCACCGGTTGCCGGCATGTCAACCAACTTGATGGTGGCGGGTGGCTGATATCGTCGCCGCGGACCTGTTGGCGGGGTGCGCGGCGGCCTGTCGCGTGGTTTCATGACACCGTTTACGGAAAACTGCTTGGGGGACGACGCCGAGGCCGCCAGGGCCGGCGTCCTGGTGGATTGGTGGTGTGTGAATGGATCGTCGCAGCATGTTGATGATGGCGGGAATGGGCATGCTTGCTGCTGCGGTCCGCGTCCCGGAGGTCCCGGAGGCCCACGCCGGGCCCTACATCTTCGCCGACGAATTCGACGGCCCGGCGGGTTCGCCGCCCGATCCGGCCAAGTGGACGATCCAGACCTGGCAGGACGACGTGTTCCCGCCGGTTGCCGGCATCTATCGCGACGATCGCCGAAACGTGTTCGTCGACGGCAACTCCAACCTCGTCCTGGCCGCGACCCAAGAAAACGGCGACTATTTCAGCGGGAAACTGCGCGGCAACTTCCGCAGCATGATCAACCAGACCTGGGAAGCGCGGATCAAGCTGGACTGCCTGTTCCCCGGCCTGTGGCCCTCGTTCTGGGGCGTCAACGAGGACCCGCTGCCCGACGGCGAAGTCGACATCTTCGAGTGGTACGGCAACGGCTCCTGGCCGCCGGGAACCACGGTGCACGCGGCGTCCAACGGGAAGACCTGGGAGGGGCGATCGATTCCCGGTCTGGTGGACGGCGGCTGGCACACGTGGCGAATGCATTGGGGGACCGAAGGATTCCAATTCTCGCGCGACGGGTCTCAATACTTCAGCGTGCCCAACAAGCCCATCCCGGTCCACGGCAATCCCAGCGACCTGCGGTGGCCGTTCAACAACCCCGGCTACTGGATGACGCCCATGTTCACCCTTGCCGTCGGCGGGGTCGGCGCCGGCGATCCGGCCGCGGGTACCTACCCGGCGACGATGCTCGTCGACTACCTGCGCATCTGGTGACTACCGCGTCGCCTTGATCACCTGAACCAGGTTGAACTGCCAGCGTTCGACCAGCCGGAAACCCAGGTCGCGTGGCACCGCGAAGGCGGGCGTTGCGCCGTAGCGCGGGCCGGGCGGGATCGCGGCACCCTGTTCGTGCGCGGGCACCGCATCGTCGGCCTGGGTGATGATCCATACGACGCCGCAGTGGCTCAGGGGCGTGGCGACGACCTCGGGGATGAGGTTGGTGTCGAAGACATCGTGGCGGTCGGTGGCCCGCTGCCACAGGGTGAGGTCGATCAGCTTGCGATAGGCATCGGGGCGTGCCGCCAGCAACGGCCGCATCGGGGCGGGCATGAACGTCACCGTGTCGTTGACCAGTAGGCAATCGCCCGGCGCGGCCTTCGCGGTGATCAGGTCGGCGACCTGACTGTAGTCCATGCCGTACTTGGCGTACGGGTTACGTTGTGCACGAACATAATTCGACGCCGCTGCGACGGCGAAAAGAGCAACCAAGGCGGCCGCCTGCCAGGGTTTTGCCGCCAACGCACCGACGCAGGCCCCCAGGATAAGCGCCATCGCCGGTGCGGTGAAGGACAGATACCGCGGCGTGTACACCGGGTGAACGAGCACGGCGGCAAGCGCGATCTGCGCGGTCGGTATCACGATCCATGCCACCGCCAAGACGATGAGCTGCGGATCGAGTTTAGGAGATGTCCAGCGCCACAGCGCAATTGCCGCCACGACGACCACCGCCGAGAGCACCGCGAACGGCGGACTCCGCTCGAAGTACTGCTGCACCACCACGTCTTCGATGGTCCGGTGCCCGATCGGTGCGATCCACTTGATCTGCTGAACCTGCCCGACGACCTCGAACACGAACGGCGCCACGGCGCACACGGTCAGACCCGAAGCAACGACGAAGGGAATCAGAACCTTTCGAGCGCGTCGGAAAACGAACACGAAGACCACGTGCGCCAATAGCACCAGCGCCAGATACATATCCAGCAGAACTGACAGCGCCAGAACAACCCCGTAAGACAGCCAGTACCACCGGCTTTCACGCCGCGCGGCGGCCACCAGCAACACCGTCAGCCATACCGCGGCCATCATCGACATGGCGTAGGGCCGGGCCTCGATGCCGGCCCATGTCGTGCGCGGCAAGATCCCGCACAGCACGCCCGCGCTCAATGCGACGGTCCGCGACGAGAACTGCTTGCCCAACACGACAACTCCCGCCGCCGCAGCGCCGGCGGCCAGCCCGCTGGGCACCCGCGACCAGAACTCCGTGGGCGGGAAGATCTGGAACCAGCCGTGCATCACCAGGTAGTACAAACCGTGCACCGCGTCGACGTGGCCCAGCATCTGCCACAACTGAGGCAGCGACCGGCTGTATGCGGCCGAAATCGTGGCGGCCTCGTCATACCAGAACGACGGGCGGGCGGCGCCGACGAGGCTCACCGCGGCGGCCAGCAGTCCAACGATCAACGGGTCCAGGCGCCGCGACACACCGCAATGGTGCCAGACGCAGACCACAATGCCGGGCTCTCGCGGCCATTAGCGAATCCAATGAGTGTCCGCAAAATCACCGAACTTTCATGCGGTCGTGCGTAGGTTCGTCTCGTGCCCAATCGCAACAACCTCGGAAGCGCGATCGACGGCTTCCTCAAGTCCCCGTTCTCCGGCCTCGCGCCGTGGGTGCTGCTATCGGTGATCTCGTCCTCCGGCCGCTTCGAGATCGGCGTCTGCGTCGCCCTGGGCGTGTCCCTGCTGACGATGTTGCTGTCGTCGGTTCGCCGCATCAAGATCCATGCGCTCGACGTCTTCGGCGCGGCCGTCTTCGCCGCGCTGGCGGTGGTGGGCTTGCTGGCCAAGCCGGGCGTGATCCGCTGGCTGGAACTGTGGGCGGGCGAGCTGGTCAACATCGCGCTGGCGACGTTTGTGGTCGCGACATTGATTGCGCGCAAACCGTTTACGATCCCCTACGCCAAGGAGGAGACGCCCGAGGAGCACTGGGACAGCCCGCTGTTCCGGCGGATCAATTACGTCATCTCCGCGGTGTGGGCCGGCGCGTTCGTGTTCGCCGCCGTCGTCGGATTCATCGGCATCGCGGTACTGAAGGGCGTCGAGGATTTCTGGACCGGCTGGGTGTTGCAGTTGGCGGCGATCTTCTTCGCGGTCGCGTTCACGGAGTTCTACCCGGGCCACGCCACGGCCAAGGCGGCCGCGGCGGCGGGGGAGAGCCCCGACGAGGCCGCGCCGTCGGCGGTCAAGCTCGTCGATTGGTTGCCGAGCTTCGTGCTCGTCGCGGGGATCTTGGGCTGGTCCAGCGGCGCGCTCGAGGACGTGGTCGGCATCGGCATGATCGTGGCGGGGATCGGGGGAAGTGTGCTGGTCGGAAGGCTCTCCCCGGAAGCTGATTCGAACGTATGATCGATGGATGGCTCCTCCGCTCGGGTCGATCGGGTACAACGGTCAGCCGGTCCGCAGCCCGTTTCGGGTGGTCCGCCCGCCGATCACGGTGCTGGTCGACCTGACCGTCGTCTTCCCGCGCGAGCCGCACCGCTCGGGCCGGTATCAGCCCAACGGCCTGCAGCTGCACAAGGTGGTGGAGGGGCAACTGAGCTGCTGGGGCGTCTGCGAGCAGGGCGACTGGTGGGGCCTGGTGACCTATCCGATCGCCTACGGATCCCAGCGGAAAACCGTGACGCACTGGATACCCGCCTGGACGCTGCGCCGGAAAAGCCAGTAGGCGATGATGCTGCGGTGACAGGCGACTGGGTTTCTGTGCTGAGCAAGCTCGTGCCGCTCGGACTGGTTATCGCGATCTCACCGATCACTGTCATTCCGGCGGTGCTGGTGCTACACACGCCGCGACCGAGGCCCGCCAGCCTCGCGTTGCTCATCGGCTGGGTGCTGGGCCTGGTCGCCCTCACCGCCGCGTTCGTCGGGGCCTCCAACCTGCTCACCGGTCTGCAGCACCAGCCCCCGAGGTGGGCGTCGCTGCTGCGCCTGGTGCTGGGCTCGGCGCTGCTGGCGTTCGGCATCTACACCTGGCTGACCCGACGACGCCCCCGCAGGACGCCGGTGTGGCTGCGTTCGTTTTCCAAACTCACCCCCGTGCGTGCGGGGGTGACCGGGGCGGTGCTGGCGGTGGTGCGGCTCGAGGTGGTGGCCATGTGCGCGGCGGCCGGCCTGGCCATTGGTACCGCCGGGCTGACCGTCGCGGGCGTCTGGGCGTCCGGCCTCGTCTTCGTCGCCGTGTCCGCATCGACGGTGGCCGTTCCCATTGTGGCGTTCCTCGCGGCCGGCGACCGCCTTGACGAGCCGTTGGAACGACTCAAGGTCTGGATGGAAGACAACCATGCCGCGATGATGGCGGTCATCCTGGTCGTGATCGGATTGATCGTTCTGTACAACGGAATTCACGCTCTGTAGCGAGTCGGCACGATAGATTGCTGCCCGTGGCGGAAAGTTGGGGGACGGTGGTGAGCACGCTCATCCCGCTGGGGTTGGTCGTCGCGCTCTCACCGATCACGGTTATCCCGGCGGTGCTGGTGTTGCAAGCACCGCGGCCGCGGCCGAGCGGTCTGGCATTCCTCGCCGGCTGGGTGCTGAGCCTGGCCGCGCTGACGGCGGCCTCGGTCGCGGGCTCCGGCCTGCTCGGCGGTCTGCACAAGTCGCCGCCGGCGTGGTCGTCTTGGCTGCGCGTGATCTTTGGGGCGGCCCTCATCGGCTACGGCATCTACAAGTGGTTCACCCGGCATAGCCACAGCGAGTCGCCCGGCTGGATGCGTTCGTTCGCCACCATCACGCCGGCGCGCGCGGCGATGACGGGGGCCGCGCTGGCGGTGATACGACCCGACGTGTTGTTGATCTGCATTCCAGCCGGATTGGCCATCGGTTCGAGCGGGTTGGACGTCGCCGACGACTGGGTGGCGGCCGCGTTCTTCATCGCCGTCGCGGCGTCGTCGGTCGCGGTCCCGATCCTGGCGTATGCCGCGGCCGGCTCCCGCCTCGACGACACCATGGCACGGCTCAAAAATTGGATGGACAACAACAACGCCGCGTTGATGGCGGCCATCCTGGTGGTGATCGGCGCGATGGTGCTGTATCACGGTGTTCACGCCCTGTAGCCGGCCGCCCCGATCTGGAAGTAACTGACCTGCTTTACCGCGGTCGATCGGCTTCGAAAATGTAGTGAAAACCCTGATGCGCTGAGCCTGGCCCGCTCCATAATGTCGGACTTCACGCCTGGTCACGCCCGAAATGGAACGACCAGTCGTCGAGAAAGTGCACCCGAAAGGAGCTTTCATGTCCAAGCTCATGATCATTCAGCCCGGCGCACCGATCACGGTAGCGCTGATTTGCGTTGCCGGGAGCTCGCTGCTCCCAATTGCATCCGCGGACCCGATGCCCAATGGCTACGACGTGTCCTGCAAGCAAGTCAACCCAACCCAAGTGACGTGCTCCATCAGCGGTTGCCCGCGCGTGAAGGAAGACGAGGCCGGCGACGTGGTGCATACCAGGGTCAATGCCCTGCCCCAAAATGAGATCGGAAAGGCGTGCAACAGCACCGCAACCGAAACCGTCAACACATCCTCGGGGTTCAGC is from Mycobacterium conspicuum and encodes:
- a CDS encoding GAP family protein — encoded protein: MAESWGTVVSTLIPLGLVVALSPITVIPAVLVLQAPRPRPSGLAFLAGWVLSLAALTAASVAGSGLLGGLHKSPPAWSSWLRVIFGAALIGYGIYKWFTRHSHSESPGWMRSFATITPARAAMTGAALAVIRPDVLLICIPAGLAIGSSGLDVADDWVAAAFFIAVAASSVAVPILAYAAAGSRLDDTMARLKNWMDNNNAALMAAILVVIGAMVLYHGVHAL
- a CDS encoding glycosyltransferase family 39 protein; the protein is MSRRLDPLIVGLLAAAVSLVGAARPSFWYDEAATISAAYSRSLPQLWQMLGHVDAVHGLYYLVMHGWFQIFPPTEFWSRVPSGLAAGAAAAGVVVLGKQFSSRTVALSAGVLCGILPRTTWAGIEARPYAMSMMAAVWLTVLLVAAARRESRWYWLSYGVVLALSVLLDMYLALVLLAHVVFVFVFRRARKVLIPFVVASGLTVCAVAPFVFEVVGQVQQIKWIAPIGHRTIEDVVVQQYFERSPPFAVLSAVVVVAAIALWRWTSPKLDPQLIVLAVAWIVIPTAQIALAAVLVHPVYTPRYLSFTAPAMALILGACVGALAAKPWQAAALVALFAVAAASNYVRAQRNPYAKYGMDYSQVADLITAKAAPGDCLLVNDTVTFMPAPMRPLLAARPDAYRKLIDLTLWQRATDRHDVFDTNLIPEVVATPLSHCGVVWIITQADDAVPAHEQGAAIPPGPRYGATPAFAVPRDLGFRLVERWQFNLVQVIKATR
- a CDS encoding DUF3060 domain-containing protein is translated as MNAEEDPERRIRELEQPLSDAARASELGGPQPADGYSYQAPPWAGAPVPPAGNFGPPGSYGAPYPGTTPRPPSGNRVWWILGALLVVGVLALVGGIAAFTAHQFSRGGSAVISTPTSSSRMTTAPRTAPRTTTPRTAPSLTITLAPPPPASSTAPPGGNLTVAGINENQTIACNDNTVDVSGVSNTVVITGHCASLTVSGVQNVITVDAVDTIDASGFNNKVTYHTGSPKVSKSGSGNVVQQG
- a CDS encoding NADP-dependent oxidoreductase; translation: MSDLPNRQILLRRRPSGLVKPDDTELITAPAPEPADGEALVRTTYVGVDAAARTWLDGQPGYLPPVELGDVIRAAGIGEVVASRCDAYAVGDIVTTLTGFQEYVIVRDDLFTTPVADRDADQLAVMSVYGPTGATAYFGMTGIGRPQPGETVVVSAAAGATGSVAGQIAKIAGARVVGIAGGPEKCHAVVEDFGFDACIDYREDGLPAALKKHCPRGVDVYFDNVGGPILDAVLGRLAHKARVVLCGVISSYLTGEHPGPANYVSLLAKSALMQGFNALEEWSRFDEAFVALRQWELDGRLKHRETVFEGIESCVDALNGLFTGANIGKMLVRLS
- a CDS encoding DUF7159 family protein, whose product is MDIVLGVSVAPTAVRLLLIEGENADGATVEQDNIEVVAGERLASQLVAAIVGTREAAFEAGHRLTSTGVTWTDPADPAEIGALRDELAARGLADVMLVSPLLAAAALAQTVGSAIGYQRVAMLFIEQNNATLAVVEVADGSIAELHRQRLQPGLSASRRAAHLATMVAGLDARGPQPDGIFLIGCGADIVSIKPALEAVTSLQVSAPEEPDMALARGTALASADAPLFASSTAALAYALDPATGELSTGSFAATDLAYSAVKDEVDVDHGAPRRMSVLVAASALAAILAVVAGVLLVLTADRPSAARQYPRARVANPAQVPSQPPQAQLPPPSSPPPPPAPAPGPTAAAAPPPPAYTPPPAYAPHTPPPAHTPYTPPPVHHAPTPRAPAPVPTPVPQAAPAPTPVAPPPAAPPPQPAPAAVPARPPMTMYLHFPFVTVPIPITPPPPPPPPQPPAP
- a CDS encoding glycoside hydrolase family 16 protein, encoding MDRRSMLMMAGMGMLAAAVRVPEVPEAHAGPYIFADEFDGPAGSPPDPAKWTIQTWQDDVFPPVAGIYRDDRRNVFVDGNSNLVLAATQENGDYFSGKLRGNFRSMINQTWEARIKLDCLFPGLWPSFWGVNEDPLPDGEVDIFEWYGNGSWPPGTTVHAASNGKTWEGRSIPGLVDGGWHTWRMHWGTEGFQFSRDGSQYFSVPNKPIPVHGNPSDLRWPFNNPGYWMTPMFTLAVGGVGAGDPAAGTYPATMLVDYLRIW
- a CDS encoding DUF3159 domain-containing protein gives rise to the protein MPNRNNLGSAIDGFLKSPFSGLAPWVLLSVISSSGRFEIGVCVALGVSLLTMLLSSVRRIKIHALDVFGAAVFAALAVVGLLAKPGVIRWLELWAGELVNIALATFVVATLIARKPFTIPYAKEETPEEHWDSPLFRRINYVISAVWAGAFVFAAVVGFIGIAVLKGVEDFWTGWVLQLAAIFFAVAFTEFYPGHATAKAAAAAGESPDEAAPSAVKLVDWLPSFVLVAGILGWSSGALEDVVGIGMIVAGIGGSVLVGRLSPEADSNV
- a CDS encoding GAP family protein — its product is MTGDWVSVLSKLVPLGLVIAISPITVIPAVLVLHTPRPRPASLALLIGWVLGLVALTAAFVGASNLLTGLQHQPPRWASLLRLVLGSALLAFGIYTWLTRRRPRRTPVWLRSFSKLTPVRAGVTGAVLAVVRLEVVAMCAAAGLAIGTAGLTVAGVWASGLVFVAVSASTVAVPIVAFLAAGDRLDEPLERLKVWMEDNHAAMMAVILVVIGLIVLYNGIHAL